Proteins from one Deinococcus apachensis DSM 19763 genomic window:
- the galT gene encoding galactose-1-phosphate uridylyltransferase encodes MHKSEFVKPDGRALTLYGRAPVEVESEIPSPDPQPVVARPQMRWHPVRGEWVMYAAHRQNRTFLPPPEYNPLAPTHDEAHPTELPRGRYDMAVFDNRFPSLILDAPQPDPVPGVPVRPGVGKCEVVVFSQDPNGTLGGLPVEEVRLLLDVWADRTTELGRDPRLQYVMPFENRGVEVGVTLHHPHGQIYAYNHLPPVQTRALGQMRAWREEHGRPWLTDFIQTEREAGLRLIRDEGAALSVVPPFARFTYETWVLPGRPAAFLSDLEDTERDAFAAVLKDALMRLDALFGVRMPYLLTVQQAPVDGGSYPEWPLRIEISPYLRAPGRMKYLAGTEQGAGEFANDALPEQKAAELREVSLAIL; translated from the coding sequence ATGCATAAATCGGAGTTTGTGAAACCGGACGGCCGGGCCCTGACGCTCTACGGGCGGGCCCCGGTCGAGGTCGAGAGTGAGATTCCCAGCCCCGACCCGCAGCCTGTGGTCGCGCGGCCCCAGATGCGCTGGCATCCGGTGCGCGGCGAGTGGGTGATGTACGCGGCGCACCGCCAGAACCGCACCTTCCTGCCCCCGCCCGAGTACAACCCGCTCGCACCCACCCACGACGAGGCGCACCCCACCGAGCTGCCCCGGGGCCGCTACGACATGGCGGTCTTCGACAACCGCTTTCCCAGCCTGATCCTCGACGCGCCCCAGCCCGACCCGGTGCCCGGCGTGCCCGTGCGGCCCGGCGTGGGCAAGTGCGAGGTCGTGGTGTTCAGCCAGGACCCGAACGGAACCCTGGGCGGCCTGCCGGTCGAGGAGGTGCGCCTGCTCCTCGACGTGTGGGCCGACCGGACGACCGAACTCGGCCGTGATCCCCGGCTCCAGTACGTGATGCCCTTCGAGAACCGCGGGGTGGAGGTCGGCGTCACGCTGCACCACCCGCACGGCCAGATCTACGCTTACAACCACCTGCCCCCAGTGCAGACCCGCGCCCTGGGGCAGATGCGGGCCTGGCGCGAGGAGCATGGCCGCCCCTGGCTTACGGACTTCATCCAAACCGAGCGCGAGGCCGGGCTGCGGCTCATCCGGGACGAGGGCGCGGCGCTCAGCGTGGTGCCGCCCTTCGCCCGCTTCACCTACGAGACCTGGGTGCTGCCCGGCCGCCCCGCCGCCTTCCTGTCGGACCTGGAGGACACGGAGCGGGACGCCTTCGCCGCCGTGCTCAAGGACGCCCTGATGCGGCTGGACGCGCTGTTCGGGGTGCGGATGCCCTATCTGCTGACGGTGCAGCAGGCGCCCGTGGACGGGGGAAGCTATCCCGAGTGGCCGCTGCGAATCGAGATTTCGCCGTACCTGCGCGCCCCGGGCCGAATGAAGTACCTCGCCGGAACCGAGCAGGGCGCGGGCGAGTTCGCCAACGACGCGCTGCCCGAGCAGAAGGCCGCCGAGCTGCGGGAGGTGTCCCTTGCCATCCTTTGA
- the galK gene encoding galactokinase yields MPSFEEVFGRPPEVTARAPGRVNLLGEHTDYQGGFVLPSAIPQQTTVALARREGGVHRLYSDNFGQTMEVPLGEKGTEFAPYVTGCISVAGVQGALDVWITSDVPSGGLSSSAALEIATLRALRERYSLDLSDVDLALLGQRVEHEFVGVMSGIMDQMASSLADAEHMLFLDTRTLERRRLPLPAGGEVLVLDSGVPRRLAESGYNERRAQVEEASRLLGVRELRDVTDVAALADLPDLLLRRARHVVSENARVLEALDAPAPRFGELMNASHASLRGDYEVTVPEVDRLVALLQAHPATYGARMTGAGFGGAVVALVEVGYAGAVARDVLAEYGGEGRQVVPRPQESI; encoded by the coding sequence TTGCCATCCTTTGAGGAAGTGTTCGGCCGCCCGCCGGAGGTCACGGCCCGGGCGCCGGGTCGGGTCAACCTGCTCGGCGAGCACACCGACTACCAGGGCGGCTTCGTGCTGCCGAGTGCGATTCCGCAGCAGACGACGGTGGCCCTGGCCCGTCGCGAGGGGGGAGTGCACCGCCTGTACTCCGACAATTTCGGCCAGACGATGGAGGTTCCGCTGGGCGAGAAGGGAACCGAGTTCGCGCCGTACGTGACGGGCTGCATCTCCGTGGCGGGGGTGCAAGGCGCGCTCGATGTGTGGATCACCTCCGACGTGCCCTCCGGGGGTTTGAGCAGCAGCGCCGCGCTGGAGATCGCTACCCTGCGAGCCCTGCGGGAAAGGTATAGTCTGGACCTCAGCGACGTGGACCTCGCCCTGCTGGGGCAGCGGGTCGAACATGAGTTCGTGGGCGTGATGAGCGGCATCATGGACCAGATGGCGAGCAGCCTCGCCGACGCGGAGCACATGCTGTTCCTGGACACCCGCACCCTGGAGCGGCGCAGGCTGCCCCTCCCCGCGGGCGGCGAAGTCCTCGTCCTGGACAGTGGCGTGCCCCGGCGCCTGGCTGAGAGCGGGTACAACGAGCGCCGTGCCCAGGTGGAGGAAGCCTCCCGCCTGCTCGGCGTGCGCGAGCTGCGGGACGTGACGGACGTGGCCGCCCTCGCGGACCTGCCCGACCTGCTCCTGCGCCGCGCCCGCCACGTCGTCTCGGAAAATGCCCGCGTCCTGGAGGCCCTGGACGCCCCCGCCCCCAGGTTCGGCGAGCTGATGAACGCCTCACACGCCAGCCTGCGGGGCGACTACGAGGTGACGGTGCCCGAGGTCGACCGGCTGGTGGCGCTCCTCCAGGCTCACCCCGCGACCTACGGCGCCCGGATGACGGGGGCGGGGTTCGGCGGGGCCGTGGTGGCGCTCGTGGAGGTCGGCTACGCTGGGGCTGTGGCCCGTGATGTCCTCGCCGAGTACGGCGGGGAGGGGCGGCAGGTCGTTCCCCGCCCCCAGGAGTCCATCTAG